From the genome of Fusobacteriaceae bacterium:
CTTCTTTGACTTTGGCGCCGCCCAGTTCAAAGTATTTTTCCTCTTCTTTGATCTTGATGTCGCCGCAACCGGCCACACAGGCGGTGCCCATGCCCCGGGCCACAACGGCCGCGTGGGACGTCATGCCGCCCCGGGCCGTCAGGATGCCCTGCGCGGCGTTCATGCCTTCGATATCTTCGGGAGAGGTCTCCAGTCTCACCAAAACGACCCGCTCCCCTTTTCCGCCGACCCGTTTGGCGTCTTCGGCGGTGAAGTAGACTTTACCGGCCGCCGCTCCCGGAGAGGCCGGAAGGGCAGAGCCGATTTCCTTCGCTTTCTTCAACTCCGCCTGGTCAAAGGTCGGATGGAGCAGCTGATCGAGGGATCTGGCCTCGATTCTCGTGACCGCTTCCTCAATCGTGATTTTCCCCTCGTCGACAAGGTCGCAGGCGATCTGAAGCGCGGCGTGGGCCGTGCGCTTGCCGTTTCTCGTCTGGAGGAAGTAGAGTTTTCCTTCCTGGATCGTAAATTCCATGTCCTGCATGTCGCGGTAATGCTCTTCGAGCGTATTGGCGATCCGCATAAATTCCTTGTAGCACTCGGGCAGGTCTTCCTGCAGCTTTGTGATGGGCTGGGGGGTCCGGATACCGGCCACGACGTCTTCGCCCTGGGCGTTGATCAGATATTCGCCGTAGATTTTCTTTTCGCCGGTCGAGGGATTCCGCGTAAAGGCCACGCCCGTTCCGGACGTGTTGCCCATATTGCCGAATACCATGGTCTGGACGTTGACGGCGGTGCCCCAGTCGCCGGGGATGTCGTTCATCCGGCGGTACACGACGGCCCGCGGGTTGTCCCAGGAAGAAAATACCGCGCGCACGGCGGCCATCAACTGCTCAACGGGATCCTGGGGGAAGTCGGAGCCGATTTTTTCCTTGTACAGCACCTTGTATCTGGCGATCAGTTCTTTCAGGTCGTCGGCCGTGAGGTCCGTGTCGTATTTGGCGCCTTTGGCTTCTTTGACTTCGTCGATGATGCCCTCGAACAATTTCTTTTCCACGCCCATGACGACGTCGGAGAACATCTGGATAAAGCGCCGGTAGGAGTCATAGGCGAATCTCGGGTTGCCGGTCTTTTTCGCGAAGCCTTCCACCGATTTGTCGTTGAGTCCCAGATTGAGGATCGTATCCATCATGCCGGGCATGGAAACCCGGGCGCCCGAGCGGACGGAAACGAGCAGCGGATCGTCCATGTCGCCGAATTTTTTCCCGTTGACGGCTTCCAAGTCCTTCAAGTAAGAAAAAATCTGATTCTTGATGTCGTCGGATATTTTGAGCCCGTCGGTGTAGTAGTCCGTACAGGCCTCTGTGGTCACGGTGAATCCCGGGGGAATGGGCAGGCCCAGATTGGTCATCTCGGCAAGATTCGCCCCTTTGCCGCCCAGCAGATTTTTCATTCCCGCGTTGCCTTCTTTAAATGCGTACACTCTTTTCATGTTTTTCCTTAAAACCTCCTGATCTTTATCGTTCTGAAATGTTGTAAACTTGTCATACTTTGCCCTTGCAGCCGTCGGCCCCGCCGCGCTCCGGCCCCCTGTATACAAAGGAACGAAGACGGAGTGGGGCTTCTATATTATAATACAAATTCCGGATAAAAGCAATTGTCAGTTTTTTTATTTATAAAGGCCATATTGCCCGATATAGGCCGCAACTTCCGGAGAAACCATTTGCCCGATATCCCTGCCTTCACGGATCGCCGCCCGCACTTCAGTGGACGAAAGGGGAAAATCCGGACTGTCGGCCTGAAGGATGTTTTCGTGGCGCAAGAGGCCCCTGTACCCCGCCCGCTTGAGGACAATGACGCGGCTCAAAGCCAGAATCCCGCGGTAATTTTTCCATTGGTCGAAATACGCGAGGGAATCCTCCCCGATGATCTCATAGTATTGATGCGCCTCCCCGCAGAGTTTGCGGAAGTTGCGCAGGGTGTCATACGTATAGGCCGGTTCGGGGTCCCGGACCTCCATATCGGAAACGATCACGTCAGGCATGCCGGCAAAGGCCAGGCGGCACATGGCGAGCCGGTCTTCGGCGGAAGCGGCGCCCTCCGCCCGGTGGGAAGGCACGCCTACGGGGACGACGAAGAGCTTTTGCAGCGCGTAACGGGGCATAACCCAGGAGACCACGGCCTCGTGCCCCAGATGGACCGGATCAAAGAGCCCGCCGTAAATCCCGATATTCATGGGCTCTCCTCCCACAGTTTTGTGATTTTCTCGAAAAGGGGCGCGACAAAGGGATTTTCATCTTCTTTATTTCCGATACTACGACAAATATTGTCGTACTCAAAGTTTGCGATCCGGAGAAAAGCCGCTTCATCGGGCACGTAGCGTTTTACCAAAAGAAGATACGCCGCCAAGGCCAGCCTGCCCCGGGGAGGGAGGTCCCCGTCGCCCGCGGTCTTTTCCCAAAGCTCTCGCGGGGAAAATCTCCCGTCGGTCAGCTCACCGGGATCGTAAAAATCATCCCGGTATTTGACGGGATAGCTCAGCGAGAGATGAAAGAGGGCGTCGTCAAAGTCTCCTTTGCGGTCAAAGTCCGCGGGAAAATTGATCATCGCCACTACCCAGAGGGCCTTGAGACTCTTGATCCGGCCCGTCAGGGCAAATCTCGCCAGCGTTTCAAAAAACAGCGCCTTATCCCGTAAATACAGCTCTTTCCCGAAGCGTCTCGCGTAGACGAGATCGCCCCGGGCCATGGTCTTGCAGAAGCGGTCGTGAACGATCCCGCCGTCCAGCCCCGATAGCCGGTCAATCTTGGAGATCGCGGCTTTTTCCGCGGGATCGGCCTCCGCAAAGAGCGCGGCCGTCAAAAGTTTTTCCTCATCCAATAACGAAAAAACAGGGAAGGCGTAATGAAACGCTTTCCTTGTGACGGCGCCCTTGGGATCCCAGGAAAACCAGCTGCGTCTGTCGAGATAAGCGGCAAATTCACGCAACAGGGCTGTCTTCCCGCCTTCCCGCAGCATTTTCCCGACGGCCGCTTCATCCCGGTTCCCGATGATCGCCTGGAGGCGTTTGTCGCGCCCGGCCGCAAGGGCCGCCCGTTCCCGGAAAGCGGGCTCTTTCAAGATTTTTTTTCTATTCTTCATGGCTTTACGCTCCGACCGGTTTCAAGGAATTATCCTCAATCATGGTAAATTCGATCTTGAGGACGAGGAGATTTTCAATCTGTATGCCCTCGGGCATCTTGACGAGGTCCTTTTCCGTCGTCAGGATGAAGGCCGCCCGTATGCTTTCGGCCCGTTTCTGGATCATGTTGAGGTCCCGGGGTTTCAGATTGTGATGATCGAGAAAGTCGATTCGTTCAATATAGGATGGATTCAGGGAAATCACGGTTTTCTCGAAATTGAGGGGATTGGCCAGTCCCGAAAACAACAGGATCCGCTTGTCTTTGATCCAGAACAGGGGCTTCGGGTTTCCGTAGACGTCGCACAAGGCGACGACGCCGTGCTTGGCGAGGGATACGGCCTTGTTTTCCCGGAATTTCAGGAAGCGCCTGACCGTCTCCACTTCCTTTTCGCTGGCGAGATCCGATTTGGTGATAATAAATTCGCTGGCCCGGGGCATGGCTTTTCGAAAATTCTCCCGGAGCCGTCCCTTGGGCAGCAGTTCCCGGTAGCCGAAAGGGTTCGTGGCGTCCACCAAGACGATGTCCCGGTCCCGTTTGAGCTTTCTGTGCTGAAAGCCGTCGTCAAGGATAATCGTATCGACGCCGAAATGCTTTTTCGCGAAGAGACAACCCCGGTAGCGGTTTGCGCTGACTATAACCGGCACATTGAGGTTGAGGGCGTGCATATAGGGTTCGTCGCCGCTTTCGAGGGCCGTGGAAAAGATCATGACGCCGTCGCTGACCAGGAGCGGCTCCCGTTTCCGTTTGCCCCGGTAGCCCCGGGAAATGACGGCGACGCTGCGCCCCATTTTGCGCAGGCGCTTCGTATAATACTGGACGGCGGGCGTCTTTCCGGTCCCGCCCACGGTGATGTTCCCGATGCAGATGATCTCGACGCCGGCGACGCTCCGGACCGGCAGGAGCCCTACGTCATACAAAAAATTCCGGCAGGTGGTGATCAAATAATACACATAAGATAAAAACTTCATGAAGTTCCTCTTTTTCTTTCTTTGGGCGGCCCTATTTCTTCTTCATGGCCGCCTGGGCCTCTTTGGCCGACACGGCGGTTCCCTTGTTTTCCCTGAGGAATTCGTTGAGTCGCTCCCGCAGATTGACGCCGGGGATTTCCGTCACGCCGATCTCCTTGTTCATGGTCACGCCGATGATGCCGTCCGATTGGGTCATGGTCGTCTTGTTGTGGGTGATCAGGATGAACTGGGATTTTTCGGTAAATTCCTTGAGCTTCTTCAAAAGTTTCATCGTATTCGTCTCGTCGAGGGCCGATTCGATCTCGTCGAGGAAGGCGAAGGGACTGGGTTTGTACATGAAGATCGCGATCACAAAGGCAATGGCGACCATGGATTTTTCGCCGCCCGAGAGCAGAGACAGGGGCAGGCGTTTTTTGTTTTTGTATTTGACCGAAATGTCGATGCCGCACTCGTCAAAATTGTCGGCATCAATGACGTCGAGCTTTCCGTCCGAATTGTTGAGGGTCTCGGCGCACATCACGGAGAAATTGGCGTTGATCGCGTCATAGGCCTGATAGAACAACTCCCGGATATTCCCCTCGATTTCGCTCTTCATTTCCTGAACTTTTGCCTTTCCGTTGACCATATCGTCTTTCTGGCGTTTGAGCTCGGCCACGGTCTTTTGCAGTTCTTCAAATTCATCAATGGCGAGCACATTAACGTCGCCTAAGCTTCTGAGTCTGCCGTCCAGGCGCTTGAATTCCTCTCTGGAGGCCGTCAGCTCCCCGTCGGGGATTTCTTTCGGCGTAACCTGCTCCAGCGGTTTCAGTTCCTCTTCCAGCGTCAGCAGGTCCTGACTGTATTTTTCGATGTTTTTTTCGGCAAAGGCGATTTCGTTTTCCCGCTTGCCAAACTCTTCCTGCTCGGAGAGCCGTTTGTCGTTGATTTTTTCCCGCTCTTCGTCCAGTTTTTTGTCGGCCGCCCGGAGATCTCCGGCGCCGCCGGTCCGCTCGTCGTACTGCGCCTCAAGGTCTTTGATATCGCCGACCAGTTTTTCGATGGCCTCTTTGAATTCGACGATCAGCGCTTCGTTTCGCTCAATGTCCTTCCGGTCGTTTTCGATTTCCGTCTCAAAGGTGAGGATCTCGTTTTGGATGTCCGCTTCAGTTTTCAAGGCCAGTTCGATCCGATTTTTGAGATTCATATAGCGAATCCGAACCGTTTCGTTTTCTTTTTCCTTTTCCCCGATCTTCGCGTTGATTTTCGTCAGGGCCTTGTCGTCTTCGACAAGCTCCGCCTGCAGGGTCGCCTTGAGGTCCTGAAGTTTTTCCCATTCGTCGCGGGTTTCGCCGATCCGGCGTTCATACTCGGCGATGGTTTTTTCCGAAAGCTCGATTTCGGCCTTGATCACGTTGCCGTTCCGTTCCAGGGCGTCTACGGCCGCGCCGGCGGTCACCAGGTCTTCCCGGATTTCATTCAGATTGTCCTCGAGGTCTTTGATGGCCTTCCCCAGCGCTTCGCCGCTATTCTCGATTTCTTCGATATCCCGACCCAGTTGCGCGTATTCTCTTCTGTCCTTTTCGATGACGATCTTGAGCGCCTCGGTTTTTTCGGTCAATTCGCCGATCTCACGCCTTCTCGACAGCAGGACATTGGCGCCGCCTTTTTTGGAAACGCCGCCGGTAATTCTTCCCCGGGCGCTCAAAAGCTCGCCGGAAAGCGTCACGACGCTTCCGCCGAAGAGTCCCTTTTTCACGATGACAAGGCCCGTGTCCATGTTTTCGACCACGAGCATGTTGCCCAGGACAAATTCCGCGGCCTTTTCGTATTTTTTGTCCACGGCGACGAGGTCCGCGGCGATGCCGATGACTCCCGTAAGGCTCGATTGGAAGGTTTTTTTGCCGCCGGTTTTGATCGTATCGAGGGGAAGGAACGAGGCCCGTCCGGCTTTCCGGAGCTTCAGCATCTCGATACATTCCTTGGCCGCGTCGCCGGTCTCGACGATGATGTCCTGCAGGTTGCCGCCTGCGCCCGCCGTGACCGCCCGCTCATAGCGCTCGGGGATGTCCACGAGGGAGGCGAAGGTCCCGGCGATGCCTTTGATCTCGCTGCCCAACACTTCTTTTACCGCTTCGCTGTAGCCTTCGTTTTGCTCTTCCGCCGTGATCAGGGTACTGAGCCGCTGGCTGTCCGTGTTGTACTGCATCGTATCCTGTTCGATTTTCCGGCCCAGCGCCGAATGTTTTCTGCTCTTTTCATCGGATTCCGTCGAGAGCAGGGTTTCCTGTTCCTTCTTTTCGTCAAGGAGTTTTTCCTTGACGGAGATTTCGGCTTCCTTGCCGATCTTTTCGCTTCTGGCCTTGGTGATGTCCTTTTCCCACTGGACCAGTTCCTTTTTCCGGGCGGCGACGGCGTTTTTTTCGTTCGTTATCCGGCTGCCCTGTTCCTGCGCCTCGATATCCCGCCGGTGCTGATCCATTTCATAGTTCTGGATTTTCGTATTCTTGGCGTCATATACGCTCTGGAGCTCGTTCTTTTCCTTTCTCAAGGCCTCGAGTTCCGCGTCTTTTTTTGTGTTTTCGCTTTCGGCGGCGGCCACTTCCTTTTCGTCGGCCAGCCGTCCGGCTTCTGTATCGGCCAGCTGTTGCTTTTTTTCGGCGACGCGGTCTCCGGTATATTCGATTCTCCGTTTGAGCTGATCAATGGCGCTTCCGCAACCGTTGATTTTCTCGCCGTTGACGTCCCGTTCGCTCTTCTTTTGCGAAATGGCGTCGCTCAGATCCTTGTTTTGGGCGTCGAGCTCCTCCATGCGCCGGTCGATTTCTTCTTTTTCGGCCTTGATGGCTTCCTGTCTCGCCACCAGAGCGGCGATGGACGCTTCAAGGAGCTTTTTTTCGTCTTCGGCCTTGATTTTTTTCAGTTTTTCCGCTTCAAGCTGCCCGGTCCGGAGCGTCTGCTCCGTCAGGTAAATGCCTTTGGCGAGCTGATTCCGGGCGTCCCGGATCTCCACAAATTTCACGGCCTCTTTGGCCTGCTTTTCCGTTTTATCCCGGTTGGCCTGCTTTTCATTCAAAATGAGATCAAGATCCTCGAGGCTCCGGTCAAAGCTCTCGAGTTTTTTCTCGGTGTCCTGTTTATTGCTGATGAGCTTTTTCGTGCCCGCCGCTTCTTCGATAATGCTCTTGATTTCTTTGGGTTGGGAATTGATGATGCGCTCGACCTTGCCCTGCCCGATTACGGAATAGGCGGATTTGCCGATCCCCGTATCGAGGAACATGTTGTTGATGTCCTTGAGCCGGACCCGCCTGTCGTTGATGAAATATTCATTCTCCAGAGCGCCTTTTTTGTGGCTCAGCTTGCGGGTGACCTTGATGTCGTCGCTGTCGTAGTCAAAGTAACGGTCGAGATTGTCGAGGGTCAGGGAAACTTCGGCGTAATTTACATTTTTGATCTCTTTTCCGCCGGAAAAGATGACGTCCGAGCTTTCTTTCGCCCGAATCGTCTTGTAAGACTGTTCCCCCAGGACCCAGAGAACCGCGTCGAGGATATTGGATTTGCCGCTGCCATTGGGGCCTATGATGGAGGTGATCCCCTTGTCAAATTCAATATATTTCCGTTCTCCGAAAGATTTGAACCCATAGAT
Proteins encoded in this window:
- the ppdK gene encoding pyruvate, phosphate dikinase translates to MKRVYAFKEGNAGMKNLLGGKGANLAEMTNLGLPIPPGFTVTTEACTDYYTDGLKISDDIKNQIFSYLKDLEAVNGKKFGDMDDPLLVSVRSGARVSMPGMMDTILNLGLNDKSVEGFAKKTGNPRFAYDSYRRFIQMFSDVVMGVEKKLFEGIIDEVKEAKGAKYDTDLTADDLKELIARYKVLYKEKIGSDFPQDPVEQLMAAVRAVFSSWDNPRAVVYRRMNDIPGDWGTAVNVQTMVFGNMGNTSGTGVAFTRNPSTGEKKIYGEYLINAQGEDVVAGIRTPQPITKLQEDLPECYKEFMRIANTLEEHYRDMQDMEFTIQEGKLYFLQTRNGKRTAHAALQIACDLVDEGKITIEEAVTRIEARSLDQLLHPTFDQAELKKAKEIGSALPASPGAAAGKVYFTAEDAKRVGGKGERVVLVRLETSPEDIEGMNAAQGILTARGGMTSHAAVVARGMGTACVAGCGDIKIKEEEKYFELGGAKVKEGDYISLDGSTGKIYLGDVKTVDAAIGGNFGRIMEWADKFRTLKIRTNADTPRDTINAVKLGAEGIGLCRTEHMFFDEKRIHKMRQMILSDTKEAREKALNELLPFQKADFKAMYEALGDRPMTVRYLDPPLHEFLPQLDEEIAALAKDMGLTTEQVKEKCVELHEFNPMMGHRGCRLSVTYPEITVMQTKAVMEAAIEVKNEKGYNIVPEIMIPLITDKKELKYIKDTVIEVAEQVKKDKKSDITYMIGTMIETPRAAILGDQIAEEAEFFSFGTNDLTQYTFGFSRDDAGKFLDAYYKAKIYESDPFARVDQVGVGRLIEGAVKGGRATRPNLKIGVCGEHGGDPSSVEFFHKAGLDYVSCSPFRVPIARLAAAQAALKFNK
- the nadD gene encoding nicotinate (nicotinamide) nucleotide adenylyltransferase, with the translated sequence MNIGIYGGLFDPVHLGHEAVVSWVMPRYALQKLFVVPVGVPSHRAEGAASAEDRLAMCRLAFAGMPDVIVSDMEVRDPEPAYTYDTLRNFRKLCGEAHQYYEIIGEDSLAYFDQWKNYRGILALSRVIVLKRAGYRGLLRHENILQADSPDFPLSSTEVRAAIREGRDIGQMVSPEVAAYIGQYGLYK
- the lpxK gene encoding tetraacyldisaccharide 4'-kinase, whose amino-acid sequence is MKFLSYVYYLITTCRNFLYDVGLLPVRSVAGVEIICIGNITVGGTGKTPAVQYYTKRLRKMGRSVAVISRGYRGKRKREPLLVSDGVMIFSTALESGDEPYMHALNLNVPVIVSANRYRGCLFAKKHFGVDTIILDDGFQHRKLKRDRDIVLVDATNPFGYRELLPKGRLRENFRKAMPRASEFIITKSDLASEKEVETVRRFLKFRENKAVSLAKHGVVALCDVYGNPKPLFWIKDKRILLFSGLANPLNFEKTVISLNPSYIERIDFLDHHNLKPRDLNMIQKRAESIRAAFILTTEKDLVKMPEGIQIENLLVLKIEFTMIEDNSLKPVGA
- the smc gene encoding chromosome segregation protein SMC: MISDGSRTNRRSSVLLRIYTHSQGDVMYLKAIEIYGFKSFGERKYIEFDKGITSIIGPNGSGKSNILDAVLWVLGEQSYKTIRAKESSDVIFSGGKEIKNVNYAEVSLTLDNLDRYFDYDSDDIKVTRKLSHKKGALENEYFINDRRVRLKDINNMFLDTGIGKSAYSVIGQGKVERIINSQPKEIKSIIEEAAGTKKLISNKQDTEKKLESFDRSLEDLDLILNEKQANRDKTEKQAKEAVKFVEIRDARNQLAKGIYLTEQTLRTGQLEAEKLKKIKAEDEKKLLEASIAALVARQEAIKAEKEEIDRRMEELDAQNKDLSDAISQKKSERDVNGEKINGCGSAIDQLKRRIEYTGDRVAEKKQQLADTEAGRLADEKEVAAAESENTKKDAELEALRKEKNELQSVYDAKNTKIQNYEMDQHRRDIEAQEQGSRITNEKNAVAARKKELVQWEKDITKARSEKIGKEAEISVKEKLLDEKKEQETLLSTESDEKSRKHSALGRKIEQDTMQYNTDSQRLSTLITAEEQNEGYSEAVKEVLGSEIKGIAGTFASLVDIPERYERAVTAGAGGNLQDIIVETGDAAKECIEMLKLRKAGRASFLPLDTIKTGGKKTFQSSLTGVIGIAADLVAVDKKYEKAAEFVLGNMLVVENMDTGLVIVKKGLFGGSVVTLSGELLSARGRITGGVSKKGGANVLLSRRREIGELTEKTEALKIVIEKDRREYAQLGRDIEEIENSGEALGKAIKDLEDNLNEIREDLVTAGAAVDALERNGNVIKAEIELSEKTIAEYERRIGETRDEWEKLQDLKATLQAELVEDDKALTKINAKIGEKEKENETVRIRYMNLKNRIELALKTEADIQNEILTFETEIENDRKDIERNEALIVEFKEAIEKLVGDIKDLEAQYDERTGGAGDLRAADKKLDEEREKINDKRLSEQEEFGKRENEIAFAEKNIEKYSQDLLTLEEELKPLEQVTPKEIPDGELTASREEFKRLDGRLRSLGDVNVLAIDEFEELQKTVAELKRQKDDMVNGKAKVQEMKSEIEGNIRELFYQAYDAINANFSVMCAETLNNSDGKLDVIDADNFDECGIDISVKYKNKKRLPLSLLSGGEKSMVAIAFVIAIFMYKPSPFAFLDEIESALDETNTMKLLKKLKEFTEKSQFILITHNKTTMTQSDGIIGVTMNKEIGVTEIPGVNLRERLNEFLRENKGTAVSAKEAQAAMKKK